One part of the Vitis riparia cultivar Riparia Gloire de Montpellier isolate 1030 chromosome 15, EGFV_Vit.rip_1.0, whole genome shotgun sequence genome encodes these proteins:
- the LOC117931953 gene encoding alanine--tRNA ligase, mitochondrial-like → MRHACRIVRGTYVERVAGEVHVAGVDWVTYKTGSLALCFPFISVSVHGLAYLKQLEDISEGLAPRYILFNRERDGYLKSLPAKHVNAGTGFERLNSILQGKTSNCDTDALLLVFDAIQQATDA, encoded by the exons ATGCGACATGCATGCAGGATTGTACGTGGGACGTACGTGGAAAGAGTCGCAGGCGAAGTGCATGTAGCTGGGGTAGACTGGGTCACCTACAAGACTGGGTCACTAGCGTTGTG ctttccttttatttcgGTTTCCGTGCATGGCTTGGCTTATTTAAAGCAGCTGGAAGATATCAGTGAGGGTCTTGCACCGAGATACATTTTG TTCAACAGGGAAAGAGATGGTTATCTTAAATCTCTGCCTGCCAAACATGTCAACGCCGGAACGGGTTTTGAAAGATTGAATTCCATTCTTCAGGGCAAGACGAGTAATTGTGATACTGATGCACTCTTACTCGTCTTTGACGCTATTCAACAGGCGACTGATGCCTGA